The proteins below come from a single Arthrobacter sp. zg-Y1171 genomic window:
- a CDS encoding IclR family transcriptional regulator produces the protein MANSPSGESMTSRIVRVISAFDETHQAMPIAMLARRAGLPLSTAHRIVNELMGHGFLQREADGGVRLGLRLWELANRSSAALGLKQIAMPFMEDIQAVVRQHTQLSVLRSDEVLFIERLSSHGSVLNHAKVAGRLPVHVSSSGMVMMAHSPRHVQEEYLAQQNPAASEEKRLRSSWAKMRLEGSASLPGAVVPDTTGIAVPVFGPGGTAVAAIGVVVPTGSEHISSTIPALMTAARGISRGLGVRADAAGPHYQR, from the coding sequence ATGGCCAATTCCCCGAGCGGCGAGTCAATGACCAGCCGGATCGTGCGGGTGATCAGTGCCTTCGACGAAACCCACCAGGCCATGCCCATCGCCATGCTGGCCCGCCGTGCCGGGCTGCCGCTGTCCACCGCGCACCGGATCGTGAACGAGCTGATGGGGCACGGCTTCCTGCAGCGGGAAGCCGACGGCGGCGTCCGCCTGGGCCTTCGCCTGTGGGAACTGGCCAACCGCAGCTCCGCCGCGCTCGGCCTCAAGCAGATTGCCATGCCGTTTATGGAAGACATCCAGGCTGTGGTCCGGCAGCACACCCAGCTGTCCGTGCTGCGCTCGGATGAGGTTCTGTTCATCGAACGCCTTTCCAGCCACGGATCGGTGCTGAACCACGCGAAGGTCGCCGGGCGGCTCCCTGTCCACGTGTCCTCATCGGGGATGGTGATGATGGCCCACTCGCCGCGGCACGTACAGGAGGAGTACCTGGCGCAGCAGAACCCGGCTGCCTCCGAAGAAAAGCGGCTGCGTTCGTCCTGGGCAAAGATGCGCCTTGAGGGCAGCGCAAGCCTGCCCGGCGCCGTCGTTCCGGACACCACCGGAATAGCCGTGCCCGTCTTCGGCCCGGGCGGCACGGCCGTGGCTGCCATCGGAGTGGTGGTGCCCACCGGCAGCGAACACATCTCTTCGACCATCCCGGCGCTGATGACTGCTGCCCGCGGAATCTCCCGCGGCCTGGGCGTCCGGGCGGACGCCGCCGGGCCGCACTACCAGCGCTGA
- the pcaH gene encoding protocatechuate 3,4-dioxygenase subunit beta, which translates to MEMEENLFSNSHVIEKLDAAEASQDQISAEIAAVHAEYSKGVDDGAAEETQPRIDFSPYRSSLLRHPTKDPHHVDPETIELWSPAFGHQDVHALESDLTIQHNGEPMGERIIVRGRILDGDGHPVRNQLVEIWQANSAGRYIHKRDQHPAPLDPNFTGVGRCITTDDGSYEFTTIKPGPYPWKNHYNAWRPAHIHFSLFGTDFTQRMITQMYFPGDPLFALDPIYQSITDAKARDRLVATYDHNITSHEWATGYNWDIVLTGSNRTWMEDEDAE; encoded by the coding sequence ATGGAAATGGAAGAGAACCTTTTCTCGAACAGCCATGTCATCGAGAAGCTGGACGCGGCCGAGGCCTCGCAGGACCAGATCTCCGCTGAAATCGCCGCGGTCCACGCCGAGTACTCCAAGGGGGTGGACGACGGCGCCGCTGAGGAGACCCAGCCCCGCATCGATTTCTCGCCCTACCGCAGCTCCCTCCTGCGACACCCCACCAAGGATCCGCACCACGTGGACCCCGAAACCATCGAGCTGTGGTCCCCGGCATTCGGGCACCAGGACGTCCACGCGCTCGAGAGCGACCTGACCATCCAGCACAACGGCGAACCGATGGGGGAGCGGATCATCGTCCGCGGACGCATCCTCGACGGCGACGGGCACCCGGTCCGCAACCAGCTGGTGGAAATCTGGCAGGCCAACTCCGCCGGCCGCTACATCCACAAGCGCGACCAGCACCCGGCCCCGCTGGACCCGAACTTCACCGGCGTCGGCCGCTGCATCACCACCGACGACGGTTCCTACGAGTTCACCACCATCAAGCCCGGTCCGTACCCGTGGAAGAACCACTACAACGCCTGGCGCCCGGCGCACATCCACTTCTCGCTCTTCGGCACCGACTTCACCCAGCGCATGATCACCCAGATGTACTTCCCCGGTGATCCGCTTTTCGCGCTGGATCCGATCTACCAGTCGATTACGGACGCCAAGGCCCGCGACCGCCTCGTGGCCACGTACGACCACAACATCACCTCGCATGAGTGGGCCACCGGCTACAACTGGGACATCGTGCTCACCGGCAGCAACCGCACCTGGATGGAAGACGAGGACGCAGAGTAA
- the pcaG gene encoding protocatechuate 3,4-dioxygenase subunit alpha, translating into MNEQKLTATPGQTIGPFYGYALPFEKDNQLLPPGMPGSVRLQGTVTDGAGETIPDALLEIWQADADGNIPQRTGSLVRDGYTFTGWGRTAVDNAGNYTFTTVNPGPTEEGSAPFISVVIFARGLLNKLHTRMYLPDDEEALARDALLSSLPEERRRTLIATREADGGLRWNICLQGEDETVFLTYPGA; encoded by the coding sequence ATGAACGAGCAGAAGCTAACCGCCACGCCCGGCCAGACCATCGGCCCGTTCTACGGCTACGCCCTCCCCTTCGAGAAAGACAACCAGCTGCTGCCTCCGGGGATGCCCGGCAGCGTCCGTCTCCAGGGCACCGTGACCGACGGCGCCGGAGAAACCATTCCGGATGCCCTGCTGGAAATCTGGCAGGCCGACGCCGACGGCAATATCCCCCAGCGGACCGGATCCCTGGTCCGTGACGGCTACACGTTCACCGGCTGGGGCCGCACCGCCGTCGACAATGCCGGCAATTACACCTTCACCACGGTCAACCCGGGCCCCACGGAAGAGGGATCGGCCCCCTTCATTTCCGTCGTCATCTTTGCCCGCGGCCTGCTCAACAAGCTGCACACCCGGATGTACCTGCCGGACGACGAAGAGGCCCTGGCCCGCGACGCCCTGCTGTCCTCGCTGCCCGAGGAACGCCGGCGCACCCTGATCGCCACCCGCGAAGCGGACGGCGGACTCCGCTGGAACATCTGCCTGCAGGGCGAAG
- a CDS encoding MFS transporter yields the protein MAKSGAGVWSLPAFRGLWLATTAVHAGRDVAVFAVSVGMISVLGATPFEAGLAAPLSSAGPLLFGLVAGVAVDRWGQRRTMLAMTWVRAGAYAWAVASFFLGWLEAWQLLLVILVVGIADVFFMAAHTSVLPRLVGRHRIADAASSLMASEQVVSLAGPAAGGILVRLLPAPAVLAVSAATQLVAAAGLARLPPDHPAPPKTDRPGIREAVATGVRFIAGHRVLLALIMTTTTNNFAAGLYQAAESWFILHDLAMDPVLFGAIWSVSAVGGIVGAVLAPRIGKAIGPLRAMLLAALMMPLNFALVPLTALWPHLAVLSIGVSFTLFGLALGLMMVNSSALTTALIPDELLARVSSTRRTLTQGSVVLGGVLGAVLLGWIGAVPTLWLAVAVALGQCVFLLRIGVPRRGALLASELPAEPEPLPAGP from the coding sequence GTGGCAAAATCAGGGGCGGGCGTCTGGTCGCTGCCTGCTTTCCGTGGCCTGTGGCTGGCCACCACTGCGGTGCACGCCGGTCGTGATGTCGCCGTGTTTGCCGTGTCGGTGGGAATGATCTCCGTGCTCGGCGCTACGCCGTTCGAGGCCGGGCTGGCCGCACCCCTGAGCAGTGCCGGGCCGCTGCTTTTCGGGCTGGTGGCGGGGGTGGCTGTTGACCGGTGGGGGCAGCGGCGGACCATGCTCGCCATGACCTGGGTCCGTGCGGGAGCCTATGCCTGGGCCGTTGCCTCGTTCTTCCTGGGCTGGCTGGAGGCATGGCAGCTGCTGCTCGTCATCCTGGTGGTCGGGATTGCCGACGTGTTCTTTATGGCCGCCCATACCTCGGTATTGCCGCGGCTGGTGGGACGGCACCGGATTGCCGATGCTGCGTCTTCGCTGATGGCCTCCGAGCAGGTGGTGTCCCTGGCCGGTCCGGCGGCCGGAGGGATCCTGGTGCGGCTTCTCCCGGCGCCGGCAGTGCTTGCCGTAAGCGCAGCCACACAGCTGGTCGCCGCCGCGGGACTGGCCCGGCTGCCCCCGGACCACCCGGCCCCGCCGAAGACGGACCGGCCGGGCATCCGGGAAGCCGTCGCGACGGGGGTCAGGTTCATCGCCGGCCACCGCGTTCTGCTGGCACTGATCATGACTACCACCACCAACAACTTTGCTGCCGGTCTCTACCAGGCTGCCGAGTCCTGGTTCATCCTTCACGATCTGGCAATGGACCCGGTGCTCTTCGGTGCCATCTGGTCCGTCAGCGCCGTTGGCGGCATCGTCGGCGCGGTGCTGGCCCCGCGTATCGGAAAGGCCATCGGCCCGCTCCGGGCAATGCTGCTGGCAGCGCTGATGATGCCGCTGAACTTCGCGCTCGTCCCGCTCACCGCACTCTGGCCGCATCTCGCAGTGCTGAGCATCGGGGTGTCGTTCACCCTTTTCGGCCTGGCTCTTGGCCTGATGATGGTGAACAGCTCGGCCCTGACCACTGCACTGATCCCGGATGAGCTGCTGGCCCGCGTTTCGTCCACCCGCCGAACCCTCACCCAGGGCTCCGTTGTGCTGGGCGGTGTCCTCGGAGCGGTGCTGCTGGGCTGGATCGGTGCTGTGCCGACCCTCTGGCTGGCAGTGGCAGTGGCACTGGGCCAGTGCGTGTTCCTGCTGCGCATAGGAGTGCCCCGGCGGGGTGCGCTGCTGGCTTCGGAGCTCCCCGCGGAGCCGGAACCATTACCCGCCGGGCCGTGA
- a CDS encoding 4-hydroxybenzoate 3-monooxygenase, giving the protein MGAERTILKTQVGIVGGGPAGLMLSHLLSKSGIDNIVVEKRDRETIRTTHRAGILEHGSVRMLTDSGVSNRVLTEGYRHEGIDLRFGGESHRIDFEDLVGESVWLYPQNEVFTDLAAARERDHGDVRYGVSGTSVTDLTTSTPKILFTDSDGRDFEVHCEILVGSDGSGGICKRSIPQEARTDNFIEYPFAWFGILTKAAPSAPELIYANSDRGFALISQRNDSVQRMYFQCDPNEDAEAWSEDRIWNELQARVDGPDGFELTRGPIFEKTVLKFRSYVCEPLRYGNLFLAGDAGHTVPPTGAKGLNLALADVKVLFEAIDSFYATKSTDLMDGYSDKALQRVWRAQNFSYWMTSMLHTRVDASPFERKRALGELSGVVSSRHGSAYLAEAYTGWPHD; this is encoded by the coding sequence ATGGGCGCAGAGCGCACTATCCTCAAGACGCAGGTCGGCATTGTGGGCGGCGGCCCCGCCGGACTGATGCTTTCGCACCTGCTGTCGAAGTCCGGCATCGACAACATCGTTGTGGAGAAGCGGGACCGCGAGACCATCCGCACCACCCACCGGGCCGGCATCCTGGAGCACGGAAGTGTCCGCATGCTGACCGATTCCGGGGTAAGCAACCGGGTGCTTACGGAGGGGTACCGCCACGAGGGAATCGACCTGCGCTTCGGCGGCGAGAGCCACCGGATCGATTTTGAAGACCTGGTGGGGGAGTCCGTGTGGCTGTACCCGCAGAATGAGGTCTTCACGGACCTGGCCGCCGCCCGGGAACGGGACCACGGCGATGTCCGATACGGAGTCAGCGGAACATCCGTCACGGACCTGACGACGAGCACCCCTAAGATCCTGTTCACCGACAGCGACGGCCGGGACTTTGAAGTCCACTGTGAAATCCTGGTGGGCTCCGACGGTTCCGGGGGCATCTGCAAGCGCTCCATCCCCCAGGAAGCGCGCACGGATAACTTCATCGAATACCCCTTCGCCTGGTTCGGCATCCTCACCAAGGCTGCTCCCAGCGCCCCGGAACTGATCTACGCCAACTCCGACCGCGGCTTTGCCCTGATCAGCCAGCGCAATGACTCCGTCCAGCGGATGTACTTCCAGTGTGATCCGAACGAGGATGCGGAGGCGTGGAGCGAGGACCGCATCTGGAACGAACTCCAGGCACGGGTGGACGGCCCGGACGGCTTCGAGCTGACCCGGGGCCCCATCTTCGAAAAGACCGTCCTGAAGTTCCGCAGCTATGTGTGCGAACCCCTGCGCTACGGCAACCTGTTCCTGGCGGGCGACGCCGGGCACACGGTTCCGCCCACCGGCGCCAAGGGCCTCAACCTCGCCCTGGCGGACGTGAAAGTACTGTTCGAGGCCATTGACTCGTTCTACGCCACCAAGTCCACGGACCTGATGGACGGCTACAGCGACAAGGCACTGCAGCGGGTCTGGCGTGCGCAGAACTTCTCCTATTGGATGACGTCGATGCTGCACACCCGGGTGGACGCCAGCCCCTTCGAGCGCAAGCGTGCGCTGGGAGAGCTCAGCGGCGTCGTCTCCTCCCGGCACGGCAGCGCCTACCTGGCCGAGGCCTACACGGGCTGGCCGCACGACTAG
- a CDS encoding DNA-directed RNA polymerase subunit beta' — translation MSNDSTFGLMRIGLATADEIRGWSYGEVKKPETINYRTLKPEKDGLFCEKIFGPSRDWECYCGKYKRVRFKGIICERCGVEVTRAKVRRERMGHIELAAPVTHIWYFKGVPSRLGYLLDLAPKDLEKVIYFAAYMITSVDEENRHAELPNLQAEHDVERKHLVDQRDSDIAAIAKDLEGELARLEGEGAKAADKKKARDSADRQMAKVRRDADNNIERLEQVWDRFKNLKVGDLEGDEGLYRELRDRYGLYFEGSMGAEAIKKRLEDFDMQAESENLRDIIQNGKGQRKTRALKRLKVVNAFLTTTNSPLGMVLDAVPVIPPELRPMVQLDGGRFATSDLNDLYRRVINRNNRLKRLLDLGAPEIIVNNEKRMLQEAVDSLFDNGRRGRPVTGPGNRPLKSLSDMLKGKQGRFRQNLLGKRVDYSGRSVIVVGPQLKLHQCGLPKQMALELFKPFVMKRLVDLNHAQNIKSAKRMVERFRPQVWDVLEEIITEHPVLLNRAPTLHRLGIQAFEPQLVEGKALQLHPLVCGAFNADFDGDQMAVHLPLSPEAQAEARILMLSSNNILKPSDGRPVTLPSQDMIIGLHHLTTKRNGAAGEGRVFGSMAEAIMAFDMGELHLNALVKMRVDGFVPSAGQPAPEGWEEGTPALIETSLGQVIFNQTLPADYPWVKEVADKGQLSAIVNDLAERYPKVVTAATLDNLKDAGFYWATRSGVTVAISDIAAPIDKPAIMEGYEAQAAKVESQYGKGLIAEDERRQELIDIWNKATNEVAAAMRANMPEFNNINRMVSSGARGNWLQVRQIAGIRGLVANPKGEIIPRPIKSSYREGLSVLEYFIATHGARKGLADTALRTANSGYLTRRLVDVSQDVIVREEDCGTERGLNVTIAVPDSNGELQLHEEVENSAYARTLATDVTDAQGNVLAKGGDDVGDVLIAKLFEAGVTDIKVRSVLTCESAVGTCALCYGRSLATGKTVDIGEAVGIIAAQSIGEPGTQLTMRTFHTGGVASAEDITQGLPRIQELFEARTPKGVAPISETAGRVTLEETDRQMRLVVTPDDGSEEIAYPVLRRARLLVADGDHVEVGQQLVFGAVDPKQILRILGPRKAQEFLVDEVQRVYRSQGVGIHDKHVEVIVRQMLRRVTVIESGDSDLLPGELTERRRFESENRRVVSEGKKPASGRPELMGITKASLATESWLSAASFQETTRVLTQAAMEGKSDPLLGLKENVIIGKLIPAGTGLPRYTEVTVEPTEEAKANLFTGPSAFSDFDYAGVDGGLSPEFHAIPLDDYDMGSDFR, via the coding sequence ATGTCCAACGATTCCACGTTCGGCCTCATGCGAATCGGCCTTGCCACCGCGGATGAAATCCGCGGCTGGTCATACGGCGAAGTCAAGAAGCCGGAAACCATCAACTACCGAACCCTGAAGCCGGAGAAGGACGGTCTTTTCTGCGAAAAGATCTTCGGTCCTTCCCGCGACTGGGAATGCTACTGCGGTAAGTACAAGCGCGTCCGCTTCAAGGGCATCATCTGTGAGCGCTGCGGCGTCGAGGTCACCCGTGCCAAGGTGCGCCGCGAACGCATGGGCCACATTGAGCTCGCCGCTCCGGTCACCCACATCTGGTACTTCAAGGGTGTTCCGTCCCGCCTGGGCTACCTGCTGGACCTGGCACCGAAGGACCTTGAGAAGGTCATCTACTTCGCTGCCTACATGATCACCTCGGTGGACGAAGAGAACCGCCACGCGGAACTGCCGAACCTGCAGGCCGAGCACGACGTGGAGCGCAAGCACCTCGTCGACCAGCGCGACTCCGACATTGCCGCGATCGCCAAGGACCTGGAAGGCGAGCTTGCCCGCCTCGAGGGCGAAGGCGCCAAGGCTGCCGACAAGAAGAAGGCACGCGACTCCGCCGACCGCCAGATGGCCAAGGTCCGCCGCGACGCCGACAACAACATCGAGCGCCTCGAGCAGGTCTGGGACCGGTTCAAGAACCTCAAGGTCGGCGACCTGGAGGGCGACGAAGGCCTCTACCGCGAACTGCGTGACCGCTACGGTCTGTACTTCGAAGGCTCCATGGGTGCCGAAGCCATCAAGAAGCGTCTTGAAGACTTCGACATGCAGGCCGAGTCTGAGAACCTGCGTGACATCATCCAGAACGGCAAGGGCCAGCGCAAGACGCGTGCCCTGAAGCGCCTGAAGGTTGTCAACGCGTTCCTGACCACCACGAACAGCCCGCTGGGCATGGTCCTGGACGCCGTTCCGGTTATCCCGCCGGAACTGCGCCCGATGGTCCAGCTCGACGGCGGCCGTTTCGCGACGTCGGACCTTAACGACCTGTACCGCCGCGTGATCAACCGCAACAACCGCCTGAAGCGCCTGCTGGATCTCGGTGCCCCCGAGATCATCGTGAACAACGAAAAGCGGATGCTCCAGGAAGCTGTTGACTCCCTGTTCGACAACGGCCGCCGCGGCCGTCCGGTCACCGGACCGGGCAACCGTCCGCTGAAGTCGCTCTCCGACATGCTCAAGGGCAAGCAGGGCCGCTTCCGCCAGAACCTGCTGGGTAAGCGCGTTGACTACTCCGGCCGTTCCGTTATCGTCGTTGGCCCGCAGCTGAAGCTGCACCAGTGCGGCCTGCCGAAGCAGATGGCACTGGAGCTCTTCAAGCCGTTCGTGATGAAGCGCCTGGTTGACCTCAACCACGCCCAGAACATCAAGAGCGCCAAGCGCATGGTCGAGCGTTTCCGTCCGCAGGTCTGGGACGTACTGGAAGAGATCATCACCGAACACCCGGTGCTGCTCAACCGTGCACCCACCCTGCACCGCCTCGGCATCCAGGCCTTCGAGCCGCAGCTCGTTGAAGGTAAGGCCCTTCAGCTGCACCCGCTGGTCTGCGGCGCCTTCAACGCTGACTTCGACGGCGACCAGATGGCAGTCCACCTGCCGCTGAGCCCCGAAGCCCAGGCTGAAGCACGCATCCTGATGCTGTCCTCGAACAACATCCTGAAGCCGTCCGACGGCCGCCCGGTCACCCTGCCCTCGCAGGATATGATCATCGGCCTGCACCACCTCACCACCAAGCGGAACGGTGCTGCCGGTGAAGGCCGCGTGTTCGGTTCCATGGCCGAAGCCATCATGGCCTTCGACATGGGCGAGCTGCACCTGAACGCACTGGTGAAGATGCGCGTGGACGGCTTCGTCCCCAGCGCAGGCCAGCCGGCACCGGAAGGTTGGGAAGAGGGCACTCCGGCCCTCATCGAAACCTCCCTCGGCCAGGTCATCTTCAACCAGACGCTGCCCGCGGACTACCCGTGGGTGAAGGAAGTTGCCGATAAGGGCCAGCTCTCCGCGATCGTCAACGATCTGGCTGAGCGGTACCCGAAGGTCGTCACGGCTGCAACGCTGGACAACCTGAAGGACGCCGGTTTCTACTGGGCCACCCGCTCGGGCGTTACCGTTGCCATCTCCGATATCGCGGCTCCGATCGACAAGCCCGCCATTATGGAAGGCTACGAAGCGCAGGCTGCCAAGGTTGAAAGCCAGTACGGCAAGGGCCTGATCGCTGAAGACGAGCGCCGCCAGGAACTGATCGACATCTGGAACAAGGCCACCAACGAGGTTGCTGCTGCAATGCGGGCGAACATGCCCGAGTTCAACAACATCAACCGCATGGTGTCCTCCGGTGCCCGTGGTAACTGGCTGCAGGTCCGCCAGATTGCCGGTATCCGTGGCCTGGTGGCCAACCCTAAGGGCGAGATCATCCCGCGCCCGATCAAGTCCTCCTACCGCGAGGGCCTGTCGGTGCTGGAATACTTCATCGCCACCCACGGTGCCCGTAAGGGTCTCGCCGATACCGCTCTGCGTACCGCCAACTCGGGTTACCTGACCCGTCGTCTGGTGGACGTTTCCCAGGACGTCATCGTCCGCGAGGAAGACTGCGGCACCGAGCGCGGCCTGAACGTAACCATCGCGGTTCCGGACTCCAACGGCGAACTGCAGCTGCACGAAGAGGTCGAGAACTCGGCGTACGCCCGTACGCTGGCCACCGACGTCACCGATGCACAGGGCAACGTCCTGGCCAAGGGCGGCGACGATGTGGGCGACGTCCTCATCGCCAAGCTGTTCGAAGCCGGCGTCACCGACATCAAGGTCCGCTCCGTACTCACCTGTGAGTCCGCCGTCGGTACCTGTGCGCTTTGCTACGGCCGCTCCCTGGCCACGGGTAAGACCGTGGACATCGGCGAGGCCGTGGGCATCATTGCCGCACAGTCCATTGGTGAGCCGGGTACCCAGCTGACCATGCGTACCTTCCACACCGGTGGTGTTGCTTCCGCTGAGGACATCACCCAGGGTCTGCCCCGTATCCAGGAGCTCTTCGAAGCACGTACGCCTAAGGGTGTTGCTCCGATCTCCGAGACCGCGGGCCGGGTCACGCTGGAAGAGACCGACCGCCAGATGCGTCTGGTTGTCACTCCCGACGACGGCTCCGAGGAAATCGCCTACCCGGTCCTGCGCCGTGCCCGCCTCCTGGTTGCCGACGGCGACCACGTAGAGGTTGGCCAGCAGCTGGTCTTCGGTGCGGTGGATCCCAAGCAGATCCTCCGTATCCTCGGCCCGCGCAAGGCACAGGAATTCCTGGTGGACGAAGTCCAGCGCGTATACCGCAGCCAGGGTGTGGGCATCCACGACAAGCACGTCGAGGTTATTGTCCGCCAGATGCTGCGCCGCGTCACCGTGATCGAGTCCGGCGATTCCGATCTGCTCCCGGGTGAGCTGACTGAACGCCGCCGCTTCGAAAGCGAGAACCGCCGCGTCGTTTCGGAAGGCAAGAAGCCTGCTTCGGGCCGTCCGGAACTCATGGGTATCACCAAGGCCTCCCTGGCCACCGAGTCCTGGCTGTCCGCAGCTTCCTTCCAGGAGACAACCCGCGTCCTGACGCAGGCTGCCATGGAAGGCAAGAGCGATCCGCTGCTCGGCCTCAAGGAGAACGTCATCATCGGTAAGTTGATCCCGGCCGGAACGGGCCTGCCCCGTTACACCGAGGTCACTGTCGAGCCGACCGAAGAAGCAAAGGCCAATCTCTTCACCGGCCCGAGCGCCTTCAGCGACTTCGACTACGCCGGCGTTGACGGCGGCCTGAGCCCTGAGTTCCACGCCATCCCGCTGGATGACTACGACATGGGCAGCGACTTCCGCTAA